Proteins encoded in a region of the Desulfovibrio gilichinskyi genome:
- a CDS encoding glycosyltransferase family 2 protein, with product MAENKLLSLIVPVYNEEHVLSMFMKRVAEVLKTIPDIQAEYIFINDGSTDRTLENLIALKATYPQIKIIDFSRNFGKEAALTAGLQHAKGDITIPIDVDLQDPPELIAEMVVKWREGFDVVLAHRSNRDSDSFLKRFSAKWFYKLHNKISSPPMPDNVGDYRLMSRQVVDALNSLPESTRFMKGLFAWVGFKSTQIEYVREERAAGESKFNGWKLWNFALEGLTSFGTVPLRIWTYVGILVAGISFILTLKILIQVLFMGIDVPGYASLMVAVTFLGGLQLIGIGTLGEYLGRTYMESKNRPVFIIREIL from the coding sequence GTGGCAGAAAACAAATTATTATCCCTTATTGTTCCTGTATATAATGAAGAACATGTTCTGAGCATGTTTATGAAACGTGTTGCCGAAGTACTTAAAACCATCCCTGATATTCAGGCCGAATATATTTTCATCAATGACGGCAGCACGGACCGCACTCTGGAAAACCTCATTGCCTTAAAAGCAACCTATCCGCAGATTAAAATTATTGATTTCAGCCGCAACTTTGGCAAAGAAGCAGCTCTGACCGCTGGTTTGCAGCATGCAAAAGGTGACATAACCATACCGATTGATGTGGATCTGCAAGACCCGCCTGAACTTATTGCTGAGATGGTGGTTAAATGGCGCGAAGGTTTTGATGTTGTCCTTGCGCATCGCAGCAACAGAGACAGTGACTCATTTTTAAAGCGTTTCAGCGCAAAATGGTTTTACAAGTTGCATAATAAAATCTCATCACCGCCGATGCCTGATAACGTGGGGGATTACAGATTAATGTCCCGCCAAGTTGTGGATGCACTTAACAGCCTGCCGGAATCCACGCGGTTTATGAAAGGACTTTTTGCATGGGTGGGCTTTAAAAGTACCCAGATTGAATATGTACGTGAAGAAAGAGCTGCCGGAGAATCCAAATTTAACGGCTGGAAATTATGGAATTTTGCGCTGGAAGGATTAACCAGTTTCGGAACTGTCCCTTTACGCATTTGGACTTATGTAGGCATTCTGGTGGCAGGAATATCTTTTATTTTAACACTCAAGATTTTAATACAGGTCCTTTTCATGGGTATTGATGTGCCCGGTTACGCGTCACTTATGGTCGCAGTCACATTTTTAGGCGGGCTGCAACTGATAGGAATAGGAACGCTTGGAGAATATCTGGGCCGCACCTATATGGAATCAAAAAACAGACCTGTTTTTATTATACGTGAAATTTTATAA
- a CDS encoding HD domain-containing phosphohydrolase, whose protein sequence is MKKAKILLVDDEERNIRLLEAMLLPEDYILFTAKDGEDALTMAHEHSPDLVLLDIMMPKIDGFEVARQLKKDEATKDILIVMVTALKDVESRVKALEAGGDEFLSKPIDKSELVARVRSLLKVKAYNDYMRDSKAMLVKEVAKKNIELQWALGKLKGASLDTINRLSRIAEYKDKDTAGHILRMSLYSVATARQLGLHVHTQESILYAAPMHDIGKVGIPDNVLLKSGPLTPEEWIIMKQHPAIGSNVFHGAEHGFLKLASIIALTHHEKWDGSGYPNGLQGKTIPLVGRITAIADVFDALTTRRPYKEPFSLEESFVIIEKGRGTHFDPQVIDAFFAAQDEVLSIFRAHSNGHDEVKVYSILSPGVGNE, encoded by the coding sequence ATGAAAAAAGCAAAGATACTTCTAGTTGACGATGAAGAGCGCAATATCCGCCTGCTTGAGGCTATGCTGTTACCTGAAGATTACATCCTTTTCACCGCAAAAGACGGGGAAGATGCGTTGACCATGGCACATGAGCACTCACCTGATCTCGTTCTGCTGGACATTATGATGCCGAAAATAGACGGCTTTGAAGTCGCCAGGCAACTAAAAAAAGATGAAGCAACCAAAGACATTCTTATTGTCATGGTTACAGCCCTCAAGGATGTGGAAAGCAGGGTCAAGGCGCTTGAAGCGGGTGGTGATGAGTTCCTGTCCAAGCCTATTGACAAAAGCGAGCTTGTGGCGCGTGTACGTTCCCTTTTAAAAGTAAAGGCGTACAACGACTATATGCGTGATTCTAAGGCCATGCTCGTAAAGGAAGTGGCTAAAAAAAACATAGAATTGCAGTGGGCTTTAGGTAAACTCAAGGGAGCCTCTCTCGACACCATAAATCGGCTATCCAGAATTGCGGAATACAAGGACAAGGATACAGCCGGCCATATCCTCCGTATGAGCCTGTATTCTGTGGCAACGGCTAGACAGCTCGGTCTTCATGTTCACACGCAGGAATCAATCCTGTATGCCGCTCCAATGCATGATATCGGCAAAGTCGGTATCCCGGACAATGTTCTTTTGAAATCCGGCCCTCTAACCCCGGAGGAATGGATTATTATGAAACAGCATCCAGCCATCGGAAGTAACGTCTTCCATGGAGCAGAACATGGTTTTCTCAAGTTGGCTTCGATCATTGCCCTCACTCATCATGAGAAATGGGACGGAAGTGGTTATCCAAATGGTCTCCAAGGAAAGACTATCCCTTTGGTCGGGCGTATTACGGCCATAGCCGATGTCTTCGATGCGCTGACAACAAGACGTCCCTATAAGGAACCTTTTTCACTTGAAGAATCCTTCGTGATTATCGAAAAGGGACGCGGAACCCATTTTGACCCGCAGGTGATTGATGCCTTCTTTGCCGCGCAGGACGAAGTCCTTTCTATTTTTAGGGCGCACTCCAATGGTCATGACGAGGTCAAGGTGTATTCAATACTAAGTCCCGGAGTGGGCAATGAATAA
- a CDS encoding MASE3 domain-containing protein, giving the protein MNNNILSEKIFINLLWVALLIGAIWSSSINYIFFHFIAEIACIIISCSIFLVSWHSSKFAYNSFCTIIGPVFLCVGFVDLLHTLAFVDVIYIPEMGKDLTAQFWMVARFLQAGGLLAAIMLANKSVRPDYAMFWAISAMAVLLGTVYFSIFPRCFLEGVGITPFKTGGEYAVCVVQAFTIYLLHWGRTSFDDATKRLLTWALVLFIASELCFTLYLSLTDFAYLGGHILKLIGFYFLYRTIILASFEKPYSTLFRDWEKSEENHKNIVERMNEGVLGCDYNSMITLVNQSLCDMLGYSRQELVGNNIFNYLDSEQSRIFQEQLLLRRQATIDSYELTWTNRGGGKYVTILNPSYLFDKAGKFSGSIAVVTDITERKMIEQSLEQSEKQLRAIFDHAPIGVAIVDADANTSMVNNEMCSILEYDKKTLTSLSFAKLTHPDDVEADLKLFQELMEGKRDSYMLEQRYITGAGKTRWGRLSASAVRGWDGKPLYAICMVADVTKQVAAEEELLRAKNEWEMTFNTVQDMIAILDTSQNIVRANKQLATVLGVEQDELTGKNILEVLYGGSIPPSDSPTMQLLKDGKIHQAEMYEKQFNGYYQMSATPLVSEQGQIIGSIQMARNIDDRKKAELRLETILDIMNVYIMEPDLNLLLTKTLNIIQDRTDSTIGFIGYINENEELEIPTLTNGLLEQCPIKEFGTTLPKETWKDMCGKALRTKKTIFTNSPRKVPSGHVAIDRAVCVPILFKNQLAGEISVANKQTDYNEDDVRLLEEIALSMASPLTSRIKLDRHERMLSDSAVILSSRVKELDCLYNASTVMTNPDASEVDVFTTVFKSLEPAIGEMDVYGIRINVHGVEYTTDFWQESPWAYRADIAVAGADVGFIEISFSNDYKQHKNLSIASGRWSLLHALAELISTYLLRKKVESDLVIAKDAAEMANKAKSGFLASMSHELRTPLNAVIGFSEVLQDKFFGPLTDKQEEYIKDILESGQHLLSLINDILDLSKVEAGRLEFVKEEFDLNELLESCLTYIREKAFKHGISLQFEPDNNLQPIKADERRIKQVIFNLLSNSTKFTPDGGSIRMSSRKIEKNMVLSIVPNAKELTVGDYAENDWCLVSIEDTGIGLAPDEINAVFEEFRQLSDSITGKTPGTGLGLSLSKRFIEEQGGRLWAFSEGKGKGCIFSFVLPMIIRSKK; this is encoded by the coding sequence ATGAATAACAATATATTGTCCGAGAAAATATTCATCAATCTGCTTTGGGTCGCGTTGCTGATTGGCGCTATATGGAGTTCCTCAATTAACTATATATTTTTCCATTTCATTGCCGAGATCGCATGCATCATTATTTCGTGCAGCATCTTTCTGGTGTCCTGGCATTCCTCTAAATTTGCCTACAATTCATTCTGCACGATTATCGGTCCGGTGTTTCTTTGCGTAGGGTTTGTCGATTTACTTCACACTCTTGCCTTTGTCGATGTCATATACATACCGGAAATGGGTAAAGATCTTACGGCACAATTTTGGATGGTTGCGAGATTCCTGCAGGCTGGTGGGCTACTGGCAGCCATCATGCTGGCAAACAAATCTGTCCGGCCAGATTATGCAATGTTTTGGGCTATATCGGCTATGGCCGTTCTATTGGGCACAGTATATTTTTCTATCTTTCCAAGATGCTTTCTAGAAGGAGTAGGCATTACTCCCTTTAAGACGGGCGGCGAATATGCGGTATGCGTGGTGCAAGCTTTTACCATATATCTATTGCACTGGGGGAGGACTTCATTTGATGATGCTACAAAGCGACTCCTCACATGGGCGCTAGTCTTGTTCATTGCATCGGAATTATGCTTCACACTCTATCTCAGCCTTACTGATTTTGCCTATCTTGGCGGACATATATTAAAGTTAATCGGTTTCTATTTTCTTTATCGGACAATTATTCTGGCCAGTTTTGAAAAACCGTACAGCACTCTGTTCAGGGATTGGGAAAAAAGCGAAGAAAATCACAAAAACATCGTGGAAAGGATGAACGAGGGGGTCCTTGGCTGTGATTATAATAGCATGATTACGCTCGTTAACCAAAGCCTTTGCGACATGTTGGGATATTCCAGACAAGAGCTGGTCGGGAACAATATCTTCAATTATCTGGACTCAGAACAAAGTAGAATCTTTCAGGAGCAGTTACTTCTTCGGAGACAGGCGACAATTGATTCTTATGAGTTGACATGGACCAACAGGGGCGGGGGCAAGTATGTTACCATCCTTAACCCGAGTTACTTGTTTGATAAGGCAGGTAAGTTTTCAGGCAGTATTGCTGTTGTAACAGACATAACCGAACGGAAAATGATCGAGCAGTCTTTGGAGCAAAGTGAAAAGCAATTAAGAGCTATTTTCGATCACGCCCCTATCGGTGTGGCGATTGTAGACGCGGATGCAAACACTTCCATGGTCAACAACGAAATGTGCAGCATATTGGAATATGACAAAAAAACACTGACATCATTGTCCTTTGCAAAGCTCACTCACCCTGATGATGTTGAAGCGGATTTGAAACTGTTTCAGGAACTCATGGAGGGGAAGCGGGATAGTTACATGTTGGAACAAAGATATATCACCGGTGCCGGAAAAACCCGATGGGGACGTCTAAGCGCCTCAGCTGTGCGGGGCTGGGACGGAAAGCCTTTATATGCCATCTGCATGGTCGCGGATGTGACCAAACAGGTGGCGGCAGAGGAAGAATTATTACGGGCCAAAAATGAATGGGAGATGACATTCAATACCGTGCAGGACATGATCGCAATCCTTGATACCTCTCAAAATATAGTTCGCGCTAACAAGCAATTGGCAACCGTTCTTGGTGTTGAACAGGACGAGCTAACCGGAAAAAATATTCTTGAAGTTCTTTATGGTGGCTCTATACCACCAAGCGATTCACCAACCATGCAGCTTCTCAAAGACGGTAAGATTCATCAGGCGGAAATGTATGAGAAACAATTCAATGGATATTATCAGATGTCTGCAACTCCACTTGTCTCGGAACAAGGCCAGATCATCGGCTCGATACAAATGGCCAGAAATATTGACGACCGGAAGAAGGCTGAATTGCGGCTTGAGACTATTCTGGACATCATGAATGTATATATTATGGAACCTGATCTCAACCTTCTTCTAACTAAAACGCTCAATATCATTCAGGATAGAACTGACAGCACAATCGGATTCATCGGTTACATCAATGAGAATGAAGAACTCGAAATTCCGACATTGACCAATGGACTGTTGGAACAATGTCCTATTAAAGAATTTGGAACCACCCTTCCTAAAGAAACATGGAAAGACATGTGTGGAAAAGCTCTCCGAACAAAAAAAACCATCTTCACCAACAGCCCGAGGAAAGTTCCTTCTGGACATGTCGCAATTGATAGAGCTGTCTGTGTACCCATTCTTTTCAAGAATCAGCTGGCCGGAGAAATTTCCGTAGCCAACAAACAAACTGACTATAATGAGGATGATGTCCGCCTGTTGGAGGAAATTGCCTTAAGTATGGCCTCGCCGCTCACATCCCGGATTAAGCTTGATCGGCATGAAAGGATGCTGAGTGACTCCGCTGTAATCCTCAGTAGTAGGGTGAAGGAACTCGACTGCCTGTATAATGCCTCGACGGTCATGACCAACCCCGACGCCTCCGAAGTGGATGTATTCACTACCGTGTTTAAGTCACTGGAGCCTGCTATAGGAGAAATGGATGTTTACGGTATACGTATTAACGTCCACGGCGTAGAGTACACGACTGATTTCTGGCAGGAGTCCCCTTGGGCTTACCGTGCAGACATTGCTGTCGCTGGTGCTGACGTAGGTTTTATCGAGATCTCTTTTTCCAATGATTACAAGCAACATAAAAATTTAAGCATTGCATCTGGAAGATGGAGCCTCCTCCACGCTTTGGCGGAACTGATTTCCACCTATCTTCTTCGCAAAAAAGTGGAGAGTGACCTCGTAATCGCCAAGGATGCAGCGGAAATGGCAAACAAAGCGAAAAGCGGCTTCCTTGCAAGCATGAGCCATGAGCTTCGAACCCCTTTAAATGCGGTCATCGGATTTTCCGAGGTACTTCAGGACAAGTTCTTCGGACCGCTCACTGATAAGCAGGAAGAATACATAAAAGATATTCTTGAAAGCGGACAGCATTTGCTTTCGCTGATCAACGATATTCTGGATTTGTCCAAGGTCGAAGCCGGGAGGCTGGAATTCGTCAAGGAAGAGTTCGATCTTAATGAACTGCTGGAAAGCTGCCTGACTTATATACGGGAAAAAGCCTTCAAACATGGGATTTCTTTGCAGTTTGAACCTGACAACAATTTGCAGCCGATCAAGGCGGACGAGCGAAGAATTAAGCAAGTTATTTTTAACCTCTTATCCAACTCAACTAAGTTTACACCGGACGGGGGAAGTATACGGATGTCCTCCAGAAAAATCGAAAAAAATATGGTATTATCAATTGTTCCAAATGCAAAGGAACTGACAGTTGGTGACTATGCCGAAAATGATTGGTGTCTGGTGTCGATCGAAGATACTGGAATAGGCCTTGCTCCTGATGAAATTAATGCTGTTTTTGAGGAGTTTCGCCAACTCAGTGACAGCATCACCGGCAAGACTCCCGGAACCGGACTTGGATTATCACTTTCAAAACGTTTTATTGAAGAACAAGGAGGGCGATTATGGGCCTTCAGCGAAGGTAAAGGTAAAGGATGCATATTTTCATTTGTTCTTCCAATGATAATTAGGAGTAAAAAATGA
- a CDS encoding response regulator → MKKILIVEDDLKSCKLVRDLLEVLGFTTIEADNGVTGVRMAESDKPDLILMDVQLPHMNGVDATRALKSNSVTSKIPVIGVSAHSMRGDDAKMLNAGADGYISKPIDTRLLIKTIKDILKID, encoded by the coding sequence ATGAAAAAGATTCTGATTGTGGAAGACGACCTCAAGAGCTGCAAGCTCGTTCGCGACCTGCTTGAGGTATTGGGTTTTACCACGATAGAGGCAGACAACGGAGTTACCGGAGTGCGCATGGCAGAAAGTGATAAACCTGATCTAATTCTGATGGACGTACAATTGCCGCACATGAACGGTGTCGATGCAACGCGTGCGCTGAAATCTAATTCTGTCACCAGCAAGATTCCCGTGATTGGAGTCTCCGCGCATTCCATGCGTGGGGATGATGCAAAAATGCTTAACGCAGGTGCTGACGGATACATTTCAAAGCCCATTGATACTCGGCTTTTAATCAAAACCATCAAAGATATTTTGAAAATAGATTGA
- a CDS encoding HD domain-containing phosphohydrolase yields MKKKWKILTVEDEDRSRKMLGVMLESMGYQYESTANGTEALKAICPEHDLVLLDVMMPDMSGFEVLECIRKMPSVSDIPVIMVTALDSRKDKLRAVLLGANDYVTKPIDKTELKIRIAAVLQTKQAQDEVKELLQETLRGSINVLSNVLSMLKPEVFGLTSRILPYVKQISARVGDPSPWFTETAASLSLLGYLTLSDTTVAKLHKGRTLSSEEFAAYEKTPEIAASLVKALPQLDEVARILTYQETYFDGTGLVSDGTIKEHLPLGSRIIKVVTDFDRMLAKGMTKRIALEFMIKSVHLYDQTILYALGEALGDEKKYDIKTVSICEMTSKMLLGEDIRIPRGDQMVKVLQKGYGVNDTIIKYLKLFNERKLIEDKVKVIVQPDEK; encoded by the coding sequence ATGAAAAAAAAATGGAAAATTCTTACTGTCGAAGATGAGGACAGAAGTCGAAAAATGCTCGGAGTGATGCTGGAATCGATGGGGTATCAGTATGAATCTACAGCAAATGGTACAGAAGCCTTAAAAGCAATCTGCCCTGAGCATGATCTTGTACTTCTCGATGTCATGATGCCTGACATGAGCGGGTTTGAAGTGTTGGAGTGCATTCGTAAAATGCCATCGGTGTCAGATATCCCGGTAATTATGGTTACAGCACTGGATAGTAGAAAGGACAAGCTGCGTGCAGTGCTGCTCGGCGCAAATGACTACGTAACCAAGCCAATTGACAAAACCGAACTCAAAATCAGAATAGCCGCAGTCCTTCAGACAAAGCAGGCGCAGGATGAGGTGAAAGAGTTACTGCAGGAAACCTTACGAGGCAGCATAAACGTCCTCAGCAACGTGCTCTCCATGCTTAAACCAGAGGTCTTCGGCCTGACATCTCGAATTCTGCCTTATGTCAAACAGATATCTGCAAGGGTGGGCGATCCCAGCCCTTGGTTTACTGAGACGGCTGCTTCGCTGTCTCTTCTGGGGTATTTAACCCTTTCGGATACCACTGTTGCCAAGTTGCACAAGGGCCGCACTCTTTCTTCTGAAGAGTTTGCCGCCTATGAAAAAACCCCTGAAATCGCAGCAAGCTTAGTAAAAGCCCTTCCCCAATTGGATGAGGTGGCTAGAATTCTTACTTATCAGGAAACCTACTTCGACGGAACAGGGCTCGTCTCAGACGGTACCATAAAGGAACATCTTCCGCTGGGATCAAGAATAATCAAAGTTGTCACTGATTTTGATCGTATGCTCGCCAAAGGGATGACTAAGCGAATTGCACTGGAATTTATGATTAAGTCCGTACACCTTTACGATCAGACAATCCTTTACGCGCTGGGGGAAGCTCTTGGTGATGAAAAGAAATATGACATAAAAACAGTGTCTATCTGTGAAATGACAAGCAAGATGCTCCTCGGAGAAGACATTCGTATCCCAAGAGGGGATCAGATGGTCAAGGTTTTACAGAAGGGCTACGGGGTAAACGATACAATCATTAAATATCTTAAACTATTCAATGAACGCAAGCTCATAGAGGACAAAGTGAAAGTGATAGTTCAGCCAGATGAGAAGTAA
- a CDS encoding DUF1571 domain-containing protein produces MKKSLLQNTPERFQLKRPFTAPHLPQRTVTVLVVSFIYVATLCLTALTATAADRNEELLALLASVEASYAKVEDYSTRFLKQERVENVLLPEEAIFLKFKKPSKIYMKWINGPLKEALYIEGENNEKVVAHKDGTGLSLTWNLSPTGSTLLAGNRHPITDIGFGFIVNLMRTIIPMAVEHREIEIIRLNDAPFKGRPAIVLEVRLTPKEGRKYYAAHIICYIDKEYLLPVGITTYDEKEVLLEDYSYTDVKINSGLTDMDFSKENPDYDF; encoded by the coding sequence ATGAAAAAATCATTATTACAAAACACTCCAGAGAGGTTTCAATTGAAACGCCCCTTCACGGCCCCGCACTTGCCCCAGCGGACGGTGACTGTGCTTGTCGTCTCCTTTATCTACGTTGCCACGCTGTGTTTGACGGCTCTCACTGCGACTGCGGCTGATCGGAATGAAGAACTGCTCGCGCTTCTGGCGTCCGTAGAAGCTAGTTACGCCAAGGTTGAGGACTATTCGACGCGATTTCTCAAGCAGGAGCGGGTGGAGAATGTGCTGCTGCCGGAGGAGGCGATTTTCTTAAAATTCAAGAAACCCTCGAAAATATATATGAAATGGATTAACGGTCCACTCAAGGAAGCCCTTTATATCGAAGGGGAGAACAACGAGAAGGTGGTCGCGCACAAGGACGGTACAGGCTTGAGCCTGACATGGAACCTGTCACCTACAGGAAGTACGCTCCTTGCCGGCAACAGGCATCCTATCACGGACATCGGATTTGGTTTTATTGTCAACCTGATGCGAACCATTATCCCCATGGCCGTGGAACATAGGGAGATCGAGATTATCCGCCTGAATGACGCCCCGTTCAAGGGCAGGCCAGCCATCGTGCTGGAGGTCCGCCTTACCCCAAAAGAAGGTCGCAAATACTACGCAGCGCACATCATCTGCTACATCGATAAGGAATATCTGCTTCCCGTTGGCATTACCACGTATGATGAAAAAGAGGTCCTTCTGGAGGATTACAGTTACACGGACGTCAAGATAAACTCCGGCCTTACTGACATGGATTTTTCAAAAGAAAACCCAGATTATGATTTCTAA
- a CDS encoding DUF2254 domain-containing protein, translating into MKVRLRQLWYHVTTSLWFIPGCLAVVAIAASFAMVSLDHYLPKEITLTVRWIYSGGPDSAIAILSAIASSTATVAGVVFSIIVVALTLASSQFGPRLLNNFLSDRVNQAVLGVYVATFIYSLLVLRTIRQLDEFVPHLSITVAILMSLASFFFLIFFIHHISSSIKADNIIDLVEKDLERIIEELFPNQIGLKKEGEAQDVPVLPKSFDEQAITIRARGTGYVQVVDLKKLIAIARDSDLILSLKYRSGDFVTMGTPLAKVWTSGAVPEELERQMNGQFILGRQRTPVNDIELCINQLVEIAIRALSSGVNDTFTAITCIDRLGGALAKLAGREMPGPYHYDDDGTLRIIAVPLTFAGIVEAACNLIRQDANISVMIRLLETLSTVASLATTDERREILLRQARMIVWDAKRRSIAPEDLHDILDRYKVIQQTAGAVN; encoded by the coding sequence ATGAAAGTTAGACTGCGACAACTCTGGTATCATGTAACAACAAGCCTATGGTTCATTCCCGGGTGTCTAGCGGTCGTGGCCATAGCGGCATCCTTTGCAATGGTTAGTCTGGACCATTATCTGCCCAAGGAAATTACCCTCACAGTAAGATGGATATACTCAGGCGGACCGGACAGTGCCATAGCCATATTGTCTGCTATCGCAAGCTCTACAGCTACGGTGGCCGGCGTGGTTTTTTCCATCATCGTCGTCGCGTTGACATTGGCGTCTTCTCAATTCGGCCCGAGACTCCTAAACAATTTTTTGAGCGATCGCGTCAATCAAGCGGTCCTTGGCGTCTATGTCGCCACATTTATTTATAGCCTCCTTGTTTTACGGACAATCAGGCAACTGGATGAATTTGTTCCGCATTTGTCAATAACTGTAGCTATTCTCATGTCTTTAGCCAGTTTCTTTTTTCTTATTTTTTTTATTCATCATATCTCTTCGTCCATTAAAGCTGATAACATCATTGATCTGGTGGAGAAAGATCTGGAACGGATCATTGAAGAACTTTTCCCGAACCAGATAGGACTGAAGAAGGAAGGGGAGGCGCAAGATGTTCCGGTTTTACCGAAATCATTTGACGAACAAGCCATAACTATACGGGCCAGAGGCACAGGCTACGTACAGGTTGTAGATCTTAAAAAACTTATCGCTATTGCCCGTGATTCCGATTTAATCCTGAGTTTGAAATACCGGTCAGGAGATTTTGTGACCATGGGAACACCTCTGGCCAAGGTCTGGACTTCGGGAGCTGTTCCGGAAGAACTGGAGCGGCAGATGAATGGACAATTCATCCTTGGTCGACAGCGAACGCCGGTTAATGACATCGAATTGTGCATCAACCAACTGGTTGAAATTGCCATTCGCGCACTTTCCTCCGGCGTCAACGACACCTTCACCGCCATTACCTGCATTGACCGACTTGGAGGGGCTTTGGCCAAGTTAGCGGGACGAGAGATGCCTGGACCATACCATTACGACGATGACGGAACATTACGGATCATTGCTGTACCCCTGACATTTGCAGGGATAGTGGAAGCCGCCTGCAACCTCATCAGACAGGACGCCAATATTTCGGTCATGATTCGGCTGCTTGAGACACTGAGCACAGTTGCAAGTCTGGCGACGACCGACGAGCGGCGGGAGATTTTGCTCCGTCAAGCGCGAATGATTGTCTGGGATGCCAAGCGTCGGAGCATTGCACCAGAAGATCTCCATGATATTCTGGACCGCTATAAGGTGATCCAGCAGACTGCTGGCGCGGTAAATTAG
- a CDS encoding coiled coil domain-containing protein, producing the protein MSMKEAYRQKIEAQLDEWEAEIDKMKAKADKVGANVQLEYYKRIEELRLKHESVKVRLKELKGASEGAWEDLKIGVDLAWEALSEAMKSANSRYK; encoded by the coding sequence ATGAGTATGAAAGAAGCGTATCGTCAAAAAATTGAGGCCCAGCTGGACGAATGGGAAGCTGAGATCGACAAGATGAAGGCAAAGGCCGACAAGGTGGGGGCCAATGTACAGCTTGAGTATTACAAACGAATCGAAGAGTTACGGTTAAAGCATGAATCAGTCAAAGTGAGACTTAAAGAGCTCAAGGGAGCAAGTGAAGGAGCATGGGAAGATCTTAAAATAGGTGTTGATCTTGCGTGGGAAGCACTCAGTGAGGCTATGAAGTCGGCCAATTCACGATATAAATAA